One candidate division WWE3 bacterium DNA window includes the following coding sequences:
- a CDS encoding 50S ribosomal protein L35, which translates to MPKIKTKKSLLKRVKITKSGKMLRRHRGSSHLKTGKSAETQNRKSKLTTFSKAFERKLKRLT; encoded by the coding sequence ATGCCTAAAATTAAAACCAAGAAATCATTATTAAAAAGAGTAAAAATTACCAAAAGTGGTAAAATGTTGCGACGCCACCGCGGTTCGTCTCACTTAAAGACCGGTAAATCGGCTGAGACCCAGAATCGTAAGAGTAAATTAACGACATTTAGTAAGGCGTTTGAACGGAAGTTAAAGAGGCTTACGT
- the rplT gene encoding 50S ribosomal protein L20, translated as TRHRHKKILDKAKGFQGTNNRLYKRASDAVLHAGEYAFAGRKLKKRDFRVLWIMRINAAVRPLGLNYSKFITLLGKAKIELDRKVLADLAVNYPKAFEAIVNKVNA; from the coding sequence TACTCGTCATCGGCACAAAAAAATACTTGATAAAGCTAAAGGCTTTCAGGGCACTAATAATCGGCTTTATAAAAGAGCTAGCGACGCAGTGCTTCACGCTGGAGAATATGCTTTTGCCGGAAGAAAATTAAAGAAGCGTGACTTTAGAGTTTTGTGGATTATGCGTATTAATGCGGCCGTGCGTCCGTTAGGCTTAAATTACAGTAAATTTATTACACTTTTAGGTAAAGCTAAAATAGAGTTAGATCGTAAAGTATTAGCCGATTTAGCCGTAAATTATCCTAAGGCTTTTGAAGCCATTGTAAACAAAGTTAATGCCTAA